From the Lacipirellulaceae bacterium genome, the window ATTTCCAAGGCTTCGGCCAACTTCTTCTTGTCGGTGGTGCTCTCCGGCTCGATCGCCATCGAGATGACCGTCTCAGGGAATTCGATCGATTCTAAGAGAATGGGATCGCGCGTGTCGCAAAGTGTGTCGCCGGTGACCGATTCGCGCAGTCCGATAATACCGACGATGTCGCCCGCTTGAGCAGACTCAAGCTGCTCGTCTTTTTTGCTGGCGTGGATCTTCCAAAGTTGAGCGACGTTTTCCTTCGTGTCTTTCCCAGGATTCAAAACGCGGCTGTTGCCTTTGAGCGTTCCCGAGTAGATCCGCACCCAGTAAAGGTCGCCCGTCTTATAGGGCAAGATCTTGAAGACCAAACCGCAAAAAGGCTCCTTGGGATCGGGCTTGCGGATAATTGCTGGAAGTTGGTCCTCGTTTTCTTCTCCGCCCTCACCCTTCCGCTTTCCGCCTTTCTTCCCCTTCGCCTTACCGCTCGGATCGACACCTTCAACCGGCGGCATTTCCAGCGGATTAGGCAAGTAAGCCGCCACCGCGTCGAGCAATGGCTGGATGCCAACACCATGAAGGGCGGAACCACACAGCAACGGCTGAATCTGCCGATGAACCGTCGCGTCGCGGATGACTTCATGCAACAGCTTTTCAGGGATATCCGCCTCTTCGAGAGCCAACTCCATGAGCTTGTTGCTGTAGTTGCAGAGGTCCTCGATCATCTGCTCGCGGTAGAGCGAGGCATTCACCTGCAGATCTTCGGGGATGTCCGCGGTCACCACTTCGCGGCCTTCCTTCCCTGCGGGGAAGGTGAGCATCTTCATCGTGACGAGATCGATGATCCCCCGGAACGGATCGTCCACGTGTGCGGGGCCTAGTCCCACGGGAATTTGCAGGGCGACCGGCGTGGCGTTCAATCGCTCTTTGATCTCTGCTAGCACTGCCTCAAAGTCGGCCCCTTCGCGGTCGAGCTTGTTAATGAACGCCAGTCGGGGGACGCCGTACTTATCGGCTTGCCGCCAGACGGTTTCGCTCTGTGCTTCAACGCCCTCACGCGCGCTGAAGACAATCACCGCCCCATCGAGAACTCGCAGGCTGCGTTCGACTTCCGCCGTGAAATCAACGTGACCTGGTGTGTCGATCAGGTTGATTTGCACGTCGTTCCAGGGGAACGCCACACAAGCGGAGTAAATCGTGATCCCTCGTTCCGCCTCTTCGGCATCGTCGTCGGTCGTCGTGGTGCCGCGATCGACCTCACCGGCGCGATGCTTCGCCCCGGAGACGTACAGCATCCGTTCGGTGACGGTTGTCTTGCCGGCATCGATGTGGGCGATGATGCCGAGGTTACGGAGTTTGGTTAGGTCAGTGGGCATGGTTTGTTGTATGACGCGAAGCGAAGACTTGTGTTCATGTCATTCCGACAGTCGTCTCAGCGACGGAGGAATCCGGTTTGCGCTGTTGTTGACTCAACATTTCTTCAAACCGGATTCCTCGGTCGGCGAGCCTCCCGTCGGAATGACAGAATATAGTTAGCGCAACAAAAAACGCCGCGCTTATGTTAGAAGCGCGGCGTTGGATTGATCTCTTCTTACCAACCGAAGTGAGCAAACGCCTTGTTCGCGTCGGCCATTCGGTGGACGTTTTCGCGTTTGGTCATCGCGGCGCCTTCGCGATTGTAGGCTGCGGTCAGTTCGTCGGCGAGCTTAAGTGCCGTGGGGCGGCCCTTCTTGTCGCGGACGGCGGCCAGAATCCAGCGGAAGGCGAGTGCTTGCTGGCGGGAGCGATTCACCTGCATCGGCACCTGGTAAGCAGCACCACCAACACGCTTCGATCGCACTTCGATCGACGGCTTTACGTTCTCAACCGCTTGGGTGAACGCTTCGATCGGTTCGACGTCGTCGATCCGCTCTTTCAGCATGTCGAGAGCATCGTAGAACACCTTCTGCGCGGTGGCTTTCTTGCCATCGAGCATGAGGCAATTGATGAACTTCGCAGCGAGTAGCGAATCGTGAACCGGATCAGGCTTAAGTTGTTTGCGACTTGCGGTAATGCGGGCCATGAGTTGGCTTTCGGCTGTTGGCTATTGGCTTTTGGCCTTATAGCGATATTCGTTTCTACAAAAATGAAATGGAAAGAGCGTCTTCAGCTAAAAGCTAACAGCCATTAGCCAAGAGCCTTTTACTGCCCCTTCTTCGCGCCGTAGCGGCTGCGGGATTGTTTTCTGCCGTTGACGCCCAGGGTATCCAAGGCACCACGGACCACTTGGTAACGCACACCAGGAAGGTCGCGGACACGTCCGCCGCGGACCAGCACGATGCTGTGTTCCTGCAGGGTATGGCCTTCGCCGGGGATGTAGACCGTCACTTCCTTGCCGTTGGATAGCCGGACACGCGTGATCTTACGGAGTGCGGAGTTCGGCTTCTTGGGAGTCATGGTCCGAACCTGGAGGCAGACGCCACGCTTTTGCGGGCAGCGCTCCAGCACGGGTGACTTGCTGAACTTCCGCTTCTTCTTGCGGTTCTTCCGGACGAGTTGGTTGATC encodes:
- the fusA gene encoding elongation factor G — translated: MPTDLTKLRNLGIIAHIDAGKTTVTERMLYVSGAKHRAGEVDRGTTTTDDDAEEAERGITIYSACVAFPWNDVQINLIDTPGHVDFTAEVERSLRVLDGAVIVFSAREGVEAQSETVWRQADKYGVPRLAFINKLDREGADFEAVLAEIKERLNATPVALQIPVGLGPAHVDDPFRGIIDLVTMKMLTFPAGKEGREVVTADIPEDLQVNASLYREQMIEDLCNYSNKLMELALEEADIPEKLLHEVIRDATVHRQIQPLLCGSALHGVGIQPLLDAVAAYLPNPLEMPPVEGVDPSGKAKGKKGGKRKGEGGEENEDQLPAIIRKPDPKEPFCGLVFKILPYKTGDLYWVRIYSGTLKGNSRVLNPGKDTKENVAQLWKIHASKKDEQLESAQAGDIVGIIGLRESVTGDTLCDTRDPILLESIEFPETVISMAIEPESTTDKKKLAEALEMLRKQDPTFTADENEEIGQTLISGMGELHLEVIQHRLERDFKLNVKVHNPRVSYRETIAGPAEVEVDVNRLINGVPHAAKLKLSVEPMESATGVVVGNSLDHGLPNEMLTVVLEELENAGQGGGTLGFPLMRIKTRLLSGEMHETDSTEIAFRTAAAQAFDQALRKAGTVLLEPIMRLEISTPDEHVGDLVSDLQQRRAIIHQTQQRGSLTVLHADAPLAELFGYSSAMRSSSQGRASCSLEPNGFAPAPPDVMGRFM
- the rpsL gene encoding 30S ribosomal protein S12 produces the protein MPTINQLVRKNRKKKRKFSKSPVLERCPQKRGVCLQVRTMTPKKPNSALRKITRVRLSNGKEVTVYIPGEGHTLQEHSIVLVRGGRVRDLPGVRYQVVRGALDTLGVNGRKQSRSRYGAKKGQ
- the rpsG gene encoding 30S ribosomal protein S7, with the translated sequence MARITASRKQLKPDPVHDSLLAAKFINCLMLDGKKATAQKVFYDALDMLKERIDDVEPIEAFTQAVENVKPSIEVRSKRVGGAAYQVPMQVNRSRQQALAFRWILAAVRDKKGRPTALKLADELTAAYNREGAAMTKRENVHRMADANKAFAHFGW